The window cattgtagtgatggccaCCAAAAATAttgttgctgaccttaaccaaggcaacaaattggatggaaccaactatgacatgttgCATCGTAAGATTAAGTACTTacttaatgagcaagattaccttAAACACCTGACCTCTGAGATGGCTAAACCCGATGAGGGTACTACTGCCTATCAGCGTCAAGAAAAAAGCTTATAAGGCTTGGTTTAAGAGAGACCGTAGTGCTCGCTTTATTTGTTAAGCTCGATGCATGATGATCTCATCGGCCAGCATAAAAAGTATGAAtctgccaagtccatgtgggatcTAGTTAAGTTAGAATGTGGCAATTTATCAACTACAAGGTTGcggtccatgaccttgaagtttgagatatGTACTGTAAGGACCCCAAGCAAAACATGGTTGAATACCTTAGAGTGGTGAAAGACATGATACGAAAGTTAAATGATGCTGGGGTGCACCTTATTGATGAGCAGCAAGTTCAAGCCGTCATTAAGACGTTACCTGATTCTGggccaaaataaaaatagttctCACACATAATGACAGTGTTATAACTTTCAATGACATTGTCGCTTATGTGGAACTAGAGCCGGAGCGCCTAGAGACGACCCAAACATAAGCCCTTGTCGCCCAAGAGAGGCAGCGCCAGACTTCTGGGTCGGGGCATAAGAGATAAAGGAACATAGGAAATCAGGGACAGGCTAAGAACGCTACACCAAGTGGAGGCAAATCTGCCAAGCGCAAACATGGTAAGCGAGGTGAAAAAAGAGATATTATAAAGGTCAAGTACTATAGCTGCCataagatggggcacttcgctcaTGATTGCACTAAAGCGAAGAAGGTACCATTTCTATCCCTCTCCCTGTACTTCGGTTtgtacacatgttttggttgcccaaacccaatctgaGTAGATTGTGGATAATACAAGAGCAATAAGACACATAGCGCATGATTAAGGGGGGtttgtagattatagaaagattccaGATGGTGCCCAGAACCTCTACATGGGAAATGGCACGAGTGAAGCAGATTCAAGGAGTTGATACCTATCAGCTCACCTTGCGCACCAGGCGCATCTTGCTTCTTCATGATATACGCATCGAAAATCCAACATAATCTTCTTTCTGTTACTATACTTTTGACTTTAggttattcatttgtttttgatGGTGACACTTTTGTGATACTTTTGGATGGTAGTCCTTTTGGACATGGCAAATTTGAGAATGATTTATTAAATTAGACTTAATAACTCATGTGGTTacttcttcatcttttataaTTACTACTGATGTTTATTCAAAATCAATTGtatggcatgctagactaggacatataggtcgagataggatggaACGGTTAGCTAGAGAAGGTCTTCTTGACCCACTTGCTAAAATCAATCTATCGACATGGGATGctgaattttgccacccccaGTGATGACGAAGATCGGAGGCAGAAGACTGGCAATGTCCCTGAAAACCAACACTGCATCAAAAAACATCCTCACTCGTCCTGTAAGGCATACAATCATGCGCACGATCCCCCAGACAGCTTCGGACTACCGCGCAACCCCTATGAGGTAGCATCACGGTCGCAACCCCTCAGTGCAGTACCATTGCGTAGCCCAAAatccgattttttttttttcatttttactcTGCCGCGGCCTCACCATGCGGCCCTGCACATTTTCTGTGGCActgccaaacccaaaatttaCCTATACAAAGTAGGTCACCCCCCTCATTTGAAGGATtgaagtttgtgggagagggggcacccctagagctccagttttccaattttttcttgtttccttgtttcgggGCTCCTTCCTAGTCCAATTTCGAGCCTTCGAGCTTCATCCCTCTGTCTGAAGTCTGGGCTATCCGAATCTGGCCTCCTCGGCCCTTTCTTGTCCAAATCTGGGAAACCTCCCATGGCATAGGCACTCTGTCCAgcctttgagcccctagtttccaaagccttggaacACCGTTGTTCTGTCCAAGATCGTAAGATTCGACACTCGCAAGCCATTACACTATCCAAAAAaagggacaaagccagtcttttacctccacctgagctgggggatgACGTTTgttttgcataattgcatttatttaaagcgTACAGGTATACATTCATTCCGTCAACTTTTTAATTCCAGTACGATGTAGTCCTTTCGAGTGCTCTCGTGTAGTGTATAGTAGTTAATGTAACAtactttaatttaattaaatagtttgtgcatcattatttagccatacaagtgggaataggacattcataaagggagaatttTCGAAAACAAACATCTAATAGAAAGACCAGCTTATTCGaacgaggtgggtgcctaacacctttctACTTACTCTGAATGTCTGACTAGACTAACCAAAGTCTCGTAAcccttctagggctacaccaatgggtcctaggccctaaccctaggtggtgactccatttcattttattgtatgacccccatcccttgATAAATTAAACCATACTtctgagaagatgcattccttctctccctccaaaCAGAGGAGCAATATCAAAACCCCTCGGTGCGCTGTCAAGTGCCAGCGAGAAGGGAACGAATCCTCACAATGGTGACTTCGCTGGGGATTTAGGGTCAAGCTTTTAATACTAGATGCTACTGTTGAACgcaagaattttctcccttctgcATTAGTTGATTGAAATATGTTTGAATAACCCCTTTTGTtatactaactgcatcatgcatcgtgttcaaagtgaaatcaaacgacgagggtactccctgttgtgcctctaccctcAGGGAGGTGGGATACATCATACTAAGTTActttgagatcggatgatactcacttcctgcaccactatcatacacacacaacacttcatggGAACACACAACCTCATGGTTAGTCATTGAACCCTATGTGTAGTCATTGGTAATTCACAGTcaaagccacaacccttgatatttactgtacgggtCTAGAATTACCGaagagggtattcactagtatGCCATGGGGTACtccgctactcaaaaagggcactagttagATTATTCTGAGATTGCGTGatctattctccaggtatatcaaaagaaccacgtatcCGTAATTCACTATCACGagtgataggtatatcggtccCTGCCAAGGGTGATcttgttctgtcctattagcctacctattgcatgcatcatgtcggaaattagaccatatacgtCTAGGATACGCCACAAACAAACCTCGTAGCTTCTTGAGGTCGAAAGTGAAAATCCCATCAATATACTTTCTCTTAATGCAGAATACCGATCAGGGGAAGAATTCTATCTATCCCTCGACTGTCCCTCGAATGTCCCTCGATGCACATCGCATATCCATTTAGATCAGTGTATCAAAAAATGTAGCCTTGGTTGTCCCTTGAAAAAGGATACACTATCTAAATAATGCGACAATGATAAAATTTTGATGAGAGGTGCTTTGTATTAGGAAAAGGTTAGTCAATGAGAAGTCCTCAATTAGACCTCCTTGtgataattcaaatttgatctccGAGAACTATTAAACAACGAAGGATCTATGACAAGCTTGTTTCATATCATAAGATCACAAGGGTTATTCCCGAGCAGTCTTGAAAGTAGATGTAAACCTTACCATCGACTACCTGAGTAAAATAGAAGCAGGGGAGTGAAAGCaaattgtcactttgtttgtatgtatatatgcatgtatatatttgtttgtaaaccaaaaaaatataaaatattaaaacaagataaaaattAATCATTTGAGTCCTAAAATTGTCCCCTTTTACCTTTGCAAGGCATAATTCTATGACAAAGAAAATTCTCGTTACCCGTGTGGAACCATTGTGGTGGTCAATTGAACCAGGCCATTCTCCACTAGTTCTCACCTTTTAAGCttgttgaaaattctggttcacCTCCCCTGACTTCTAGTCCCCCAACACAAAGTCTAACAAGGTCACCCCCTGTTACGAGCATCATGGATCTGCCAGAGGCCAATTCTTCAGAAGAAGCACTGAGTCAGGAAATGGTTAGCATGTGGAGGGACATGACAGAGATGAAACAACTAGTTACGTAGTTGGTCCAGTCAATGCAAGGTCAATCTCAAGCAGATAATGCACCAACCCCTGAAGAGCCAAGGGTGACCCCAACAATGTCTGGGGCACACCCTAGGatcataatagaagaagaggatatagcTATGAATGCTAACCAGAACCCACCAAAAACGAAAAGGGAGAAGCAGCTGAGGAAGAAAGTTGAGAAGCTTGAAGTGGCAATGAAAGGAAAGGTTGTTGAGAAACCAGAAGAAGACATGGTCTGCTTCGTTAGAGAAAGAATActcaaagatttcaaatggaagctcaACATGTTCGATGGGACAAGAGATCCCCAAGTtcacttgaagatttttattatAGTAGCCAAGTCATGgaatctcatagaaaatcaaatgggacaaGCATTCCTTTACTCTTTAGCAGGATCAACTTTGAGGTGGCTAACCCAATTGGACCAAACTCAGACTCAAACTTGGTCGGCAATTATGAAGGCATTCACCAAACAGTACTCTTACAACACTAAAGTGGACATCACTCGACGTGAGTTAGAAACCCTGAGGGAAGGAGTCGATGAGGgattttctaacttcatcatGACATTCTGTGTAAAGGCGTCCAAGATGTGGAACCGCCTGAATGAATCAGAGCAGCTTAAAATCATTTTGAAAAACCTACATGGACAGTACCATGATCGCTTCTATTGTCAGCACATCAAGACCTTCGAAGCACTCATAGCCATTGGGAAGCGCATTGAGGATAACCTCTTCAAAGGAAAACAATCCCAAACTTCAACCAAAGAGGTTTCTAGATCATGTTCTGGCAAGAAcagcagaggaggaagaaggaaaggccCCGAAGTGAATGCAATTACTACCATTCAGCACACCAAGAAGCAAATATCACCAATAGTTGCTCCTCCTTTGATGATCCAGGCTGAACAGTCAACTCCTCCCAGATAGTTCACTTTCAATAGTATGACACCCACtcgccttttcttcaaactcaagagggaagggatgttggatgttTTACCACCGCGGCCCGTGGACATGGCCAATCCACCTCCTGGATATAAGTTAAAGTGGCACTGTTATTACCACAATCAGAAGGGTCATTAGACAGATAGATtcatacacctcaagcatgcaaTCCAAGACTTGATAGATGCGCggaaaattgaattgaagacAGATCAACAACCTAATGTGACTACCAATCCTTTGCCAGATCATGGATTTAACATGTTACAAAAGGATGTTCCCTTTAAGGACCCGACAGTCCTGATCCAACTTGTGAAGCAAGAGCGAAAGCTGATGGATGCTCGAATCTATAGGGCTATCCTAGCAGCCCAAATTATGAatagtaaaaagaaaagaaaagagttggAGGTACTAAAGTAAGAACCAAGTGAGGGGTTCTCTGACTTCGTCAAGAGGTTCCGTAAAGAAGCCAAAAGGAAGGACACCCCTCCAATAGAGGAAGAGCAAGTGGAGATATATGGGATTTGTGAATGCTTTGGCACCTTGAATGGTTCgcttgatgaagatgaacttGACTCCCCAAGATTGTCTATGGGATCTGTGAATGCTTTAGAAGAAGGGACAATGGGTTTGGACCCTGCCACTCTAATCCGGCCTATAAAAGCACCTTTGAAAGAATTAAGAATAGAATGGAGGGACAAAGTTCACCACATGTGGTAGATGGATCTCCCTGTAGAAGCAGGGACCAATATCAATAATTTCCTGAAGGAAATatacaaagaagagatgatcaaaAGTCAGCCAATGCCATTTCATGACCGGAGCATGCACACTCGGAAAAGGAGAGCGAAGAGAATGATGGTATGTGTTTACTGTACAAGGACAAACTGTAACGGAAAGTGCAGAGGAGGTGGACAGCGTTGTGACTGAGGGAACGGCCTAGCCTTAGACCATCAGATGATGAAGCTAGAGTTTCTAAAGAATGGACTTGATGGCCTCGGACCCAATGTGCAATTGAGAGCATTCGGGTACACCGACTATGAGATCAGTCACATGGCATATGTGGAGAATTCAGAAGATGAACAAGATTTCATAGTTCACATTCAATCCATTGAGGAGGGGTCATCTGAAGATAGCATGAGAACAATTGAAGAGGTCATACCAAGTCTGATCCAAGCTATATCTGTACTAGCCATTGGTGAAATTCTATCTGGAGACATTTTCCTTATCCAAATGAGAGGAGGGACCAacgatagtgaagaagaaggctTTGGGCCACAATCTAAAGATGAGTTCTCTGTTGAAATCCTACAGTGGATAAATAGCATcagagttgatgatgatgatgtagaCCTAACAAACTTCATTCACGCTATCCctcaagaagacaaaggaagtGGTGATGAAGAAGTAGGGTATCTAGTAAATCGAAGAAGGGTGTGGTGCGTCAAAGGGGAAGACTTTGATAAATGGAATATGAGCATCTTTTgtcaagtgcaagacatccttgacCTAATGTCCACAACTCATGACATCCTGCATAAGGCTACTTCCCACTTCCTAAACATGGTGTGCGAACACTTCGCGGCACAATGCGCAAGATAGAGTTACCAACGGAAGAAGACTTTCTCCAGAGAACATTATATGAGTTAAAGAATATGACTTGGTTAAATCTCGCTCTGGCAaaagatttctttgggaatcctcctcaagatcccaTGTTGTACTCAAACAACTGGCCATATTCTGGGCCCCCACAGATGATAGAAGAATGAAAAACTTGGATCGGTAACATCAATATCAGAGATTCGTACTTCGACCCCACAGAAGGAATTCATCCTGTTGACAGCggtggagaagaaggagatgattcaagtaatgaagaagcatccaatgaaaatatgaatgaagaagtaatggatgaagacaccgGCGATGCATTACCTAGTGAAGCATTTGAGTTGGAGGTAGAACCTCCTGCCAACCAGTATGAGAAAATTTGTGGACCAAGAGCTTGGTCCCTTCCATTCGAAGTAAGAGGGATCCTCAGAATGGTTGACAAGATTCATCAAATGCTTTTTAAAGTAGTGCCTTCAGACAAAAGATACCAAGAAGACCTCCAAAGACAACAACCAATAAATGAAAAATGGCCAGTGCCTCGAGTCATGAAGGAATTGGAAGATGTTGTCACCCTGGCAAAAGATTTGTGTGGAAGTCCTCCAATATCTCCAGACCGCAGAAGTGAGGAGTATCACGAATGGGCACGAGCACACGATAAGTTCCACCTCTATAACATCTATATCGAGGAACCAATGAAAGATCCCACGGAAAACATTCATCCAGTCACATCCAGTGATGAAGAAGGCTCATCAGGAGAGGAAGAACATTTTGGATCTTTATTTGAAGCAATGAGATTCCAAAAATCAGCCAGCGAGGTCCCTAAAATGATCCAACAGATGATGCCAGTAGGACCGCGAAGGCCGGATTATGACCTACTCATCAAGCACCTCTATGAAAAGCAAAACAGCCTTGTCCAAAATCCTGCAGAAGGCCCAAAAGCCAATTATTGCCTTGAAGGCAGAATGCAAAGTCACTAGCCCAAGAAGGAGGAGTCCCATG is drawn from Telopea speciosissima isolate NSW1024214 ecotype Mountain lineage chromosome 1, Tspe_v1, whole genome shotgun sequence and contains these coding sequences:
- the LOC122650808 gene encoding 22.0 kDa heat shock protein-like; its protein translation is MACECRILRSWTEQRCSKALETRGSKAGQSAYAMGGFPDLDKKGPRRPDSDSPDFRQRDEARRYAQGFQANLPRLKKEEVKVEVEDGKFLQISGERSREHEEKTNKWHRWKRQVREAVQVA